A DNA window from Paenibacillus sp. HWE-109 contains the following coding sequences:
- a CDS encoding aldo/keto reductase — protein sequence MTSHANQALTEGVILNNGVHMPWLGLGVYKTQEGQEVIHSVKTALELGYRSIDTAAIYRNEEGVGQGLRESGVPRDDIFVTTKVWNADQGYESTLQAFDASRLRLGLETIDLYLVHWAVTATYRETWKALVHLQKEGFVRAIGVSNFQIHHLQQIIEDTGVIPAVNQVEYHPQLAQKELLAYTREHGIQLEAWSPLMQGKLDVPVLHQLADKYGKSPAQIVLRWDIQHGVVTIPKSVTEHRIRENAAIFDFELSSEDIALIDSLNENKRIGPDPDHVTF from the coding sequence ATGACATCTCATGCAAATCAAGCATTGACGGAAGGCGTCATCCTCAATAATGGCGTACATATGCCCTGGCTCGGCCTTGGGGTTTACAAAACCCAGGAAGGTCAGGAAGTCATTCATTCTGTGAAAACAGCCCTTGAACTGGGGTATCGCAGCATTGATACAGCGGCCATTTATCGCAATGAAGAAGGTGTTGGACAAGGGTTGCGAGAAAGCGGCGTGCCGCGTGATGACATTTTCGTAACGACGAAGGTGTGGAATGCAGACCAAGGTTATGAATCAACGCTGCAAGCGTTCGATGCCAGCCGGCTGCGGCTCGGTTTGGAAACGATTGATTTGTACTTGGTGCACTGGGCGGTTACCGCCACTTACCGGGAGACTTGGAAAGCCCTCGTTCATTTGCAAAAGGAAGGTTTTGTGCGCGCAATTGGCGTAAGCAACTTCCAAATTCATCATCTGCAGCAAATTATTGAAGATACAGGGGTCATCCCTGCTGTGAATCAAGTGGAATATCATCCACAGTTAGCACAAAAAGAGCTGCTCGCTTATACGCGTGAGCATGGCATTCAGCTGGAAGCTTGGAGTCCGCTGATGCAGGGTAAACTCGATGTGCCAGTACTGCATCAGCTGGCTGACAAATACGGCAAATCTCCGGCACAAATTGTGCTGCGGTGGGATATCCAGCATGGTGTCGTCACCATTCCGAAATCAGTTACGGAGCATCGCATTCGCGAGAATGCCGCTATTTTTGACTTCGAACTAAGCTCTGAGGATATAGCTCTTATTGATTCGCTTAATGAGAACAAGCGAATTGGCCCTGATCCCGATCACGTAACTTTCTAA